One window from the genome of Sphingomonas lacunae encodes:
- a CDS encoding TIGR00730 family Rossman fold protein, which produces MKRLAVYCGSATPADPAYVETAALVGRTLAERGIGVVYGGGRLGLMGAVADAALEAGGEVIGVIPEALVGAEVAHRGCTELHVVPGMHERKKAFTDLSDGFVTLPGGVGTMDELWEAISWAQLGYHQKPVGLLNSGGFYDHLVTFYHHMANVGFVRPAHSGIMIVERELEALLDAMSRYVPHRTIFAMKADDL; this is translated from the coding sequence TTGAAACGCCTTGCCGTCTATTGTGGCTCTGCCACGCCCGCTGACCCCGCTTATGTCGAAACCGCCGCGCTGGTTGGCCGCACGCTCGCCGAGCGGGGGATTGGCGTTGTCTATGGCGGCGGGCGGCTGGGGCTGATGGGCGCGGTGGCGGATGCCGCGCTCGAAGCGGGCGGTGAAGTGATCGGCGTTATCCCCGAAGCACTGGTCGGCGCCGAAGTCGCCCATCGCGGCTGCACCGAACTGCATGTTGTCCCCGGCATGCATGAACGCAAAAAGGCGTTCACAGACCTTAGCGACGGGTTCGTCACCTTGCCCGGCGGCGTCGGCACGATGGATGAACTGTGGGAAGCGATCAGCTGGGCACAGTTGGGCTATCACCAGAAACCTGTCGGCTTGCTCAACAGCGGCGGTTTCTACGATCATCTCGTCACATTTTATCACCATATGGCGAATGTCGGCTTTGTCCGCCCGGCGCACAGCGGCATCATGATTGTCGAGCGGGAGCTGGAAGCACTGCTCGACGCAATGAGCCGATATGTGCCGCACCGGACTATCTTTGCGATGAAGGCCGACGATCTGTGA
- a CDS encoding AAA family ATPase, with translation MNRGLIVIAGAESTGKSALAAALAAHFAVPWVDEYARDYCARHGNDLSAAQLLHVAREQDRLIRDALLGAPLVIADTDAVVTAVWAGLSGEAVDGWYADGPVAADLYLVLANDLPWEDDGVRVQRDPAARDAFRAAMIAELDRRGLRWLPVAGEGKARLHSALAALATTVDDSRPPPC, from the coding sequence ATGAACAGGGGGCTGATTGTCATCGCCGGGGCGGAAAGCACTGGCAAAAGCGCGTTGGCCGCCGCGCTGGCAGCGCATTTCGCTGTGCCATGGGTCGATGAATATGCCCGCGACTATTGCGCCCGTCATGGCAATGACCTGTCCGCTGCACAATTGCTCCACGTCGCCCGCGAACAGGACCGGTTGATCCGCGATGCGCTGCTTGGCGCGCCATTGGTGATTGCTGATACCGATGCGGTGGTTACCGCCGTCTGGGCCGGCCTGTCGGGTGAAGCGGTCGATGGCTGGTATGCCGATGGCCCGGTGGCGGCCGATCTCTACCTCGTCCTCGCCAATGATCTGCCGTGGGAGGATGACGGGGTGCGCGTGCAGCGCGACCCGGCGGCGCGGGACGCATTCCGGGCAGCCATGATCGCCGAACTTGACCGGCGCGGGCTTCGCTGGCTCCCTGTCGCCGGTGAGGGGAAGGCGCGCTTGCACAGTGCCCTTGCGGCCCTCGCCACCACGGTGGATGACAGTCGCCCGCCGCCCTGCTAA
- the lepA gene encoding translation elongation factor 4 encodes MTDLSLIRNFSIIAHIDHGKSTLADRLIQQTGGLTEREMTSQVLDNMDIEKERGITIKAQTVRLSYTAKDGQTYQLNLMDTPGHVDFAYEVSRSLAACEGALLVVDAAQGVEAQTLANVYQSIEHDHEIVPVINKIDLPAADVDKVKAEIEDIIGLPADDAVLASAKSGIGIAETLEAIVTRIPPPKGDREAPLTAMLVDSWYDPYLGVVILVRVMNGVIKKGQQIKFMQAGTTHLIDRVGCMTPKIEHLPELGPGEIGFITAQIKDVAQARVGDTITDAKRPADAPLPGFKEVQPVVFCGLFPTDAADFEKLRESISKLRLNDASFSFEMESSAALGFGFRCGFLGLLHLEIIQERLTREYDLDLITTAPSVVYKLKLGKSKNEDAKEIELHNPADMPDPNRIEEIEEPWIEATIYCPDEYLGSILKLCQDRRGIQKQLTYVGGRAQVVYELPLNEVVFDFYDRLKSISRGYASFDYHQIGHRPGDLVKMSIMVNGDPVDALSMIVHRGSAESRGRGMCERLKDLIPRHLFKIPIQAAIGGKVIARETIAAMRKDVTAKCYGGDITRKKKLLEKQKEGKKKMREYGNVNIPQEAFIAALRMGEE; translated from the coding sequence ATGACTGACCTTTCACTCATCCGCAATTTCTCGATCATCGCGCACATCGACCATGGCAAGTCGACGCTGGCTGACCGGCTCATCCAGCAAACTGGTGGCCTGACCGAACGCGAAATGACGAGCCAGGTCCTCGATAACATGGATATCGAGAAGGAACGCGGCATCACCATCAAGGCGCAGACCGTGCGCCTGTCCTACACCGCCAAGGACGGGCAGACCTATCAGCTCAACCTGATGGACACGCCGGGCCACGTCGATTTCGCTTATGAAGTGTCGCGCAGCCTCGCCGCCTGCGAAGGCGCGCTGCTCGTCGTCGATGCGGCGCAGGGGGTAGAGGCACAGACGCTCGCCAACGTGTATCAGTCGATCGAGCATGACCATGAAATTGTGCCGGTAATCAACAAGATCGACCTGCCGGCGGCGGACGTCGACAAGGTCAAGGCGGAAATAGAGGATATCATCGGCCTGCCCGCCGACGATGCCGTGCTGGCCAGCGCCAAGTCAGGCATCGGCATTGCCGAGACGCTCGAAGCCATTGTTACCCGCATCCCGCCGCCCAAGGGCGACCGTGAGGCGCCGCTGACCGCCATGCTGGTCGACAGCTGGTACGACCCCTATCTCGGCGTCGTCATCCTCGTCCGGGTGATGAATGGCGTCATCAAAAAGGGCCAGCAGATCAAGTTCATGCAGGCGGGCACCACCCACCTCATTGACCGGGTTGGCTGCATGACGCCCAAGATCGAGCATCTCCCTGAACTGGGACCGGGCGAAATCGGCTTCATCACCGCCCAGATCAAGGACGTCGCACAGGCCCGCGTCGGTGACACCATCACCGATGCCAAGCGCCCCGCCGACGCGCCGCTGCCCGGCTTCAAGGAAGTGCAGCCGGTCGTCTTCTGCGGCCTGTTCCCGACCGACGCCGCCGATTTCGAGAAATTGCGCGAAAGCATCAGCAAGCTGCGCCTCAACGATGCCAGCTTCTCGTTCGAGATGGAAAGCTCCGCTGCGCTCGGCTTTGGCTTCCGCTGTGGCTTCCTCGGCCTGTTGCACCTTGAGATCATCCAGGAGCGGCTCACCCGCGAATATGACCTCGACCTCATCACCACTGCGCCGTCAGTGGTGTACAAGCTGAAACTCGGCAAATCCAAGAATGAGGATGCCAAGGAGATTGAGCTCCACAATCCGGCCGACATGCCCGACCCGAACCGGATCGAGGAGATTGAGGAGCCGTGGATCGAGGCGACCATCTATTGCCCCGACGAATATCTCGGCTCCATACTGAAACTGTGTCAGGACCGGCGCGGCATCCAGAAACAGCTGACCTATGTCGGTGGCCGTGCACAGGTCGTCTATGAACTGCCGCTCAACGAAGTGGTGTTCGATTTCTATGACCGGCTGAAAAGCATCAGCCGCGGTTACGCCAGCTTTGACTATCACCAAATCGGCCACCGCCCCGGTGACCTCGTCAAGATGAGCATCATGGTCAATGGCGATCCGGTCGACGCCCTGTCGATGATCGTCCACCGCGGCAGCGCCGAAAGCCGCGGCCGCGGCATGTGCGAACGGCTCAAGGACCTGATCCCCCGCCACCTGTTCAAAATCCCGATCCAGGCCGCGATCGGCGGCAAGGTGATCGCCCGCGAAACCATTGCCGCCATGCGCAAGGACGTCACCGCCAAATGCTATGGCGGCGACATCACCCGCAAAAAGAAGCTGCTGGAAAAGCAGAAAGAAGGCAAAAAGAAGATGCGGGAATATGGCAACGTCAACATCCCGCAAGAGGCCTTTATCGCGGCGTTGCGGATGGGGGAGGAGTAG
- a CDS encoding phytoene/squalene synthase family protein — MSAPAAYDRAALVAFARESIARGSKSFGAASQLFDSRTRDRAQLLYAWCRACDDIADGQDHGGEMRVSGGMAIDDLPTDTEALERVGEIHRLTDLAYAGEPTGNPAFDCLGVLLLECPVPRRFADALLQGFDRDAAGWYPRSEADLFSYCWNVAGSVGCMMAVVMGVDPADEDTLDRACDLGLAFQLANIARDVAEDAAADRCYLPEEWLVEMDIPPGAHMHPAWRHRIAIIAKWLAEFVDMYEASARIGAARLPLRSRWAILSAAGIYGDIARKVHAAGDHAWDHRISTSKGEKLAHIARAAWHALRPPPPSPEALSRTGLWTRPRD; from the coding sequence GTGAGTGCGCCTGCCGCCTATGACCGGGCGGCCCTCGTCGCCTTTGCCCGGGAGAGCATTGCGCGCGGTTCCAAAAGTTTTGGCGCGGCCAGCCAGTTGTTCGACTCGCGTACCCGTGATCGCGCGCAATTGCTCTATGCCTGGTGCCGCGCCTGTGACGATATTGCCGATGGGCAGGATCATGGCGGGGAGATGCGCGTCAGCGGCGGCATGGCGATTGATGATCTGCCCACCGACACCGAAGCGCTTGAGCGGGTCGGCGAAATCCACCGACTGACCGATCTCGCCTACGCCGGGGAGCCGACCGGCAACCCGGCCTTCGACTGTCTAGGTGTGCTCCTGCTGGAATGCCCTGTTCCGCGCCGCTTTGCCGACGCGCTGTTGCAGGGTTTTGATCGTGATGCCGCCGGCTGGTATCCCCGCTCGGAGGCCGACCTGTTCAGCTATTGCTGGAACGTCGCCGGCTCGGTTGGCTGCATGATGGCGGTTGTCATGGGCGTCGATCCGGCGGACGAGGACACGCTGGACCGCGCTTGCGACCTTGGCCTTGCCTTCCAGCTGGCCAATATTGCCCGCGACGTGGCGGAGGATGCGGCGGCGGACCGTTGTTACCTGCCGGAGGAGTGGCTGGTTGAAATGGACATTCCGCCCGGCGCGCACATGCACCCGGCATGGCGGCACCGCATTGCCATCATCGCCAAATGGCTGGCCGAATTTGTCGACATGTATGAGGCGAGCGCGCGGATCGGTGCGGCCCGCCTGCCGCTGCGCTCGCGCTGGGCCATTCTGTCGGCCGCCGGCATCTATGGCGACATCGCCCGCAAGGTGCATGCGGCGGGGGACCATGCCTGGGACCATCGCATCAGCACCAGCAAGGGCGAGAAGCTGGCGCATATCGCCCGTGCCGCCTGGCACGCTTTGCGGCCCCCACCCCCGTCGCCCGAAGCGCTGAGCCGCACCGGCCTGTGGACCCGGCCGCGCGATTGA
- a CDS encoding phytoene desaturase, protein MNKTAIVIGSGFGGLALAIRLQSAGIATTVVEARDKPGGRAYHWKQDGFTFDAGPTVITDPPCLSELWALSGADMAQDVELMPVMPFYHLNWPDGSSLDYSNDDAALRAGIARLNPDDVAGYDKFLDYSAGVHEEGYVKLGAVPFLDFASMIRAAPALAKYQAWRSVYSIVSSYVKDERLRQAFSFHTLLVGGNPMKTSAIYALIHKLEKDGGVWFARGGTNALIAGMVRHFERLGGVLRLADPVREITTSGDRVTGVVTQSGWSATADAVATNADIMHSYRDLLGTSERGRKAAKALARKRFSPSLFVVHFGLKGDYPDIAHHSIIFGPRYKGLLDDIYDNGVLPPDFSLYLHHPTATDKGMAPEGHSTFYALAPVGHMGKLKIDWETQGAAFARSIIDEVGARMGIADIHDKVVTQFHYTPADFGVDLKAHLGSAFSLEPLLTQSAWFRTHNRDDVLSNLYFVGAGTHPGAGIPGVVGSAKATAGLMIADLA, encoded by the coding sequence ATGAACAAGACAGCGATCGTTATCGGATCGGGCTTTGGCGGGCTGGCACTCGCCATCCGCCTGCAATCGGCAGGCATTGCCACCACCGTCGTCGAGGCCCGCGACAAGCCGGGTGGCCGGGCCTATCACTGGAAACAGGATGGCTTCACCTTTGACGCCGGACCGACAGTGATCACCGATCCGCCCTGCCTCAGCGAGCTTTGGGCACTGTCGGGGGCCGACATGGCACAGGACGTCGAGCTGATGCCGGTCATGCCATTCTACCATCTCAACTGGCCCGATGGTTCGTCACTCGACTATTCTAATGATGATGCCGCCTTGCGCGCCGGCATCGCCCGGCTGAACCCGGATGATGTCGCGGGGTATGACAAGTTCCTCGACTATAGCGCAGGTGTTCATGAGGAAGGCTATGTGAAGCTCGGCGCGGTGCCGTTCCTCGACTTTGCCAGCATGATCCGCGCCGCGCCGGCGCTTGCCAAATATCAGGCCTGGCGCAGCGTCTATTCGATCGTCTCTTCCTATGTGAAGGATGAGCGGCTGCGGCAGGCGTTCAGCTTCCACACGCTGCTGGTCGGTGGCAATCCGATGAAGACCAGCGCCATTTATGCCCTGATCCACAAGCTCGAAAAGGATGGCGGCGTCTGGTTCGCGCGTGGCGGCACCAATGCGCTTATCGCCGGCATGGTGCGCCATTTCGAGAGGCTTGGCGGCGTGTTGCGCCTCGCCGATCCGGTGCGTGAAATCACCACCTCGGGCGACCGCGTGACCGGCGTGGTGACGCAAAGCGGCTGGAGTGCGACAGCGGATGCAGTCGCCACCAATGCCGACATCATGCACAGCTATCGTGACCTGCTCGGCACATCGGAGCGCGGCAGGAAGGCAGCCAAGGCACTGGCACGCAAGCGTTTCTCTCCTTCGCTGTTCGTCGTCCACTTCGGACTTAAGGGCGACTATCCCGACATTGCCCACCACAGCATCATCTTTGGCCCGCGCTACAAGGGCCTGCTCGACGATATATACGACAATGGCGTGCTGCCCCCCGACTTCTCGCTCTACCTCCACCACCCGACCGCGACCGACAAGGGCATGGCGCCCGAAGGCCATTCGACCTTCTATGCACTCGCGCCGGTCGGCCATATGGGCAAGCTCAAGATCGACTGGGAGACGCAGGGTGCAGCCTTTGCCCGCAGCATCATTGATGAGGTGGGCGCGCGCATGGGCATAGCTGATATCCACGACAAGGTGGTGACCCAGTTCCACTACACCCCGGCCGATTTCGGTGTTGATCTGAAAGCGCATCTCGGCAGCGCCTTCAGCCTTGAACCGCTGCTGACGCAAAGCGCCTGGTTCCGCACGCACAACCGTGATGATGTGCTGTCGAACCTCTATTTTGTCGGTGCGGGCACACACCCCGGTGCCGGCATCCCCGGCGTGGTGGGGAGCGCCAAGGCGACGGCGGGGCTGATGATTGCGGATCTGGCCTAG
- the crtY gene encoding lycopene beta-cyclase CrtY, which translates to MSASDSPPMRPNRADIVIVGGGLAGGLIALALARWQPQLHVELVDGGEHFGGNHVWSFFASDVSGDGAALLEPLIAARWDGYDVAFPAHSRTLATGYASLTGERLDAELRHVLGARGRTGVAVTGLTPTSVTLADGQQIEAAAVIDARGAGPEVAAYRGGWQKFVGQMLHLSAPHGLTRPIVMDATVEQIDGYRFVYVLPFGPDRLFVEDTYYSDTSDLDHGALAARIADYAAAKGWQIAAVEREESGVLPVVSGGDFDRAWPLQDAVARAGVRATLFHATTGYSLPQAVAVALAIARDPTPETLASRLRAMAADNWRRGGFYRLLDTMLFDAAEPDQRYRVLERFYRLSPGLIERFYAGKTGWRDRIRLLSGRPPVPITAAVRAILRGGSSDNL; encoded by the coding sequence ATGAGCGCCAGTGATTCCCCACCGATGCGGCCCAACCGCGCAGACATTGTCATTGTCGGCGGTGGGCTTGCGGGCGGATTGATTGCGCTGGCCCTCGCCCGCTGGCAGCCACAGCTGCATGTCGAGCTGGTCGATGGCGGTGAACATTTTGGCGGCAATCATGTCTGGTCCTTTTTCGCCAGCGATGTGTCGGGCGATGGTGCGGCGCTGCTCGAACCGCTGATCGCGGCGCGATGGGATGGTTATGATGTCGCCTTTCCGGCGCACAGCCGCACGCTCGCGACCGGCTATGCCAGCCTGACGGGGGAGAGGCTGGATGCCGAATTGCGCCACGTGCTTGGCGCGCGCGGGCGCACCGGTGTCGCGGTCACAGGTCTGACGCCGACCAGCGTCACCCTCGCCGATGGGCAGCAGATCGAGGCGGCCGCGGTGATCGACGCGCGCGGTGCCGGGCCAGAGGTTGCTGCCTATCGCGGCGGCTGGCAGAAATTTGTCGGCCAGATGCTGCACCTCTCGGCGCCACATGGCCTGACCCGCCCAATCGTCATGGATGCGACGGTCGAACAGATTGATGGCTATCGTTTTGTCTATGTCCTGCCGTTCGGGCCAGATCGGCTGTTTGTCGAGGACACCTATTACAGCGACACGTCCGACCTGGACCACGGCGCGCTCGCTGCCCGGATCGCCGACTATGCCGCCGCAAAGGGCTGGCAGATTGCGGCGGTCGAACGCGAGGAGAGCGGCGTGCTGCCGGTCGTCTCGGGCGGCGACTTTGACCGGGCATGGCCTTTGCAGGATGCTGTTGCGCGCGCCGGGGTGCGGGCCACCCTGTTCCACGCGACCACCGGCTATTCGCTGCCACAGGCGGTCGCGGTCGCGCTGGCAATTGCCCGCGATCCGACACCCGAAACGCTGGCCAGCCGCCTGAGGGCCATGGCAGCGGACAATTGGCGGCGCGGCGGATTTTACCGGTTGCTCGACACGATGCTGTTCGACGCGGCGGAGCCGGATCAGCGCTATCGTGTGCTGGAACGCTTCTATCGCCTCTCGCCTGGCCTGATCGAACGTTTCTATGCCGGAAAAACCGGCTGGCGCGACCGCATCCGCCTCTTGTCGGGCCGCCCGCCCGTCCCCATAACGGCTGCGGTACGCGCTATCCTGCGCGGCGGGTCATCGGACAATTTATGA
- the pnuC gene encoding nicotinamide riboside transporter PnuC: MDIDTLTAWFGTLPATLLANWMEVTAVCLGVANIILLVRRSIWNFPVGMVMVLLYFEIFREARLYSDMLLQIFFLAVQAWGWIVWHRAGGMDGPIEVQRLSNAERAAWVGGTIVATLVWGWGMHRFTDAAAPWWDAAVAMGSIASQILLTRRAIENWVGWIIVDAFAISLYANRGLGLTAGLYVLFLILSIIGLVQWLRAEEEARSRPADPLA, translated from the coding sequence ATGGATATCGACACGCTGACGGCCTGGTTCGGCACGCTGCCTGCGACACTTCTCGCGAACTGGATGGAAGTGACTGCCGTTTGTCTGGGTGTCGCCAACATCATCCTGCTCGTCCGCCGCAGCATCTGGAACTTCCCGGTCGGGATGGTCATGGTGCTGCTCTATTTCGAGATTTTCCGGGAGGCCCGCCTCTATTCGGACATGCTCTTGCAAATCTTTTTCCTCGCCGTGCAGGCGTGGGGGTGGATTGTCTGGCATCGCGCTGGCGGCATGGACGGCCCGATCGAGGTGCAGCGCCTCTCCAATGCCGAACGCGCGGCCTGGGTAGGCGGCACCATAGTGGCCACACTCGTCTGGGGCTGGGGGATGCACCGCTTTACTGACGCCGCCGCACCCTGGTGGGACGCTGCGGTCGCGATGGGCAGCATCGCCTCGCAAATTCTGCTCACCCGCCGAGCCATCGAAAATTGGGTCGGCTGGATCATCGTCGATGCCTTTGCCATCAGCCTCTATGCCAATCGCGGGCTTGGCCTGACGGCGGGCCTTTATGTCCTGTTCCTGATTCTCAGCATCATCGGCCTCGTCCAGTGGCTGCGGGCGGAGGAGGAGGCGCGTTCGCGCCCTGCTGACCCGCTCGCATGA